In Archocentrus centrarchus isolate MPI-CPG fArcCen1 chromosome 21, fArcCen1, whole genome shotgun sequence, the following are encoded in one genomic region:
- the spryd7b gene encoding SPRY domain-containing protein 7b has protein sequence MFSWRWGRKKKMAAMFTCCLGCCGDGGSGHIPLKEMPTVQLDTHHMGTDVVIVKSGRRICGTGGCLANAPLHQNKSYFEFKIQSTGVWGVGVATQKVNLNQVPLGRDTNSLVLRHDGSIYHNNEEKNRLPANSIPQEGDIVGITYDHVELNLYLNGKNMHCPASGIRGTVYPVVYVDDSAILDCQFSDFYHTPPQGFEKILFEQQIF, from the exons ATGTTCAGCTGGCGTTGgggacgaaaaaaaaaaatggctgcgATGTTTACGTGTTGTCTAGGCTGCTGCGGAGATGGCGGATCGGGGCATATTCCCCTCAAAGAAATGCCCACAGTTCAGTTAGATACTCATCACATGG GCACAGATGTTGTCATTGTAAAGAGTGGCCGAAGGATATGTGGCACCGGAGGCTGCCTGGCCAACGCTCCTTTGCATCAGAACAAAAGTTATTTTGAGTTTAAGATCCAGTCCACTG GTGTGTGGGGAGTAGGTGTGGCAACCCAGAAAGTGAATCTCAACCAAGTGCCTTTgggcagagacacaaacagccTAGTGCTGAGGCACGATGGCTCCATTTACCACAATAATGAAGAGAAGAATCGTCTACCTGCTAACAGCATTCCTCAGGAGGGGGATATTGTG ggTATCACATATGACCACGTGGAGCTGAATTTATATCTGAATGGAAAGAACATGCATTGTCCTGCCTCAGGGATCCGAGGCACTGTATACCCTGTTGTTTATG TGGATGACAGTGCCATCTTAGACTGCCAGTTTAGTGACTTCTATCACACACCTCCACAAGGATTTGAGAAGATCCTCTTTGAACAACAAATCTTCTAA